GGTTGACGGAGCCGAAGACGCCGTCTCCGGAATGACGCGAAAGCTGTAGCTCAGCCCCATCACGAACGAGGTCAATGACTCCGTTGGCCATCATCCGGTCTTCCTGTCCAGGCCACTTGCGCTCGAAGTCGAGAACTTCGGTGTAGAAATGTAATGATCGTTGCAAATCGCTCGACCTGATCACCGGCACAATCTTCATGACATTGTCCGCGGACAGCAAGTCCATAGAATACTCGCGGGCGACGCCGGCGAGCGGCCAGCACCAGGCATCGCGGCCACGAACCGATTTTTGCCCGACTCAACTCTCGCGCCGATTTGCCGATAGAAGGTTAGAGGCACGGCCTCGACTATGCCTACGGTCGAGCAATACGCTGCGTCCATTGTCGAGAAATATCACGTCGATGCCGATACCGGGTCGCCGGCGCACCGGGCGGCCGACGAGATTATTCCCCTGCTCAAGCAGTGGGGGAAGGAATATCTGCTGGGGATCACGCTGTCGGGGGCTTACGCGAAAAATACCGCCATCACGCTGTCTTCGCACGTGGATGTGCTGATCGCGCTGAGCCCGGTGCCGAACATGGACATGAAGAAAGTTTTCTGGAGCCTGTTCGAGTTTCTGAGCGACCGCAACCTGCGGCCGCGGACGCGCGAGGTTTCGATGCAGGTGCAGTGCAAGGGGCTGGGGGTGGACTTGATTCCGGCGTGCCGCGACCGGGGCTCGTCGGGCAACTTGCTGTACAACAAAAAGCTGGACGACGCGGTCTCGACCGACGTGGCGCAGCACATCCACCTGATCGCGAATTCCGGGCGGCAGCAGGAGGTTGGCGGCGGTAACTTTGCGGACTGCGGCGAGGCGATCGATTGCGACCGCGGTCCAATGGAACAGCGGAGGCTTGTACATTGGGGCGACGCCGTTCTCGACCGGGAACAGGAGATGGCCGTGCTCAACCATCTGCTGGACGAACACGCCTTCGACCGCCTCGTTGCCGGTGCATACGTCGCCGGCGCCGAGCCGATGAAGCGTCAGGACGGCGGTGAGGAGAGCGATCGCAGCGATCGCGGCGGCAGATTTCAGGTTCATGCGAAGGCCATGGGACTCGACGCAGAGATATAATAGCTAGTCAATGTATAATAGCTAATCACGCCATCGAATACTCAGTCGAGATCCGCGCGGAATATACTAAGGCTCTTGATCCGCGAGGAATCGTAGCCGCGCCACTTGGCG
This region of Candidatus Binatus sp. genomic DNA includes:
- a CDS encoding glyoxalase superfamily protein; the protein is MDLLSADNVMKIVPVIRSSDLQRSLHFYTEVLDFERKWPGQEDRMMANGVIDLVRDGAELQLSRHSGDGVFGSVN